Proteins co-encoded in one Clostridiales bacterium genomic window:
- the hisC gene encoding histidinol-phosphate transaminase yields the protein MDWETAIRAELEPMVPYAPGLRVSEVRERSGKDRILKLSSNEHPCGPFPSAIRAMEAVLPRLNRYPDGAARALRRELCARLTVADENLVVGSGSNELIRLIAQAFIRPGDEVVFAWPSFVVYPMVTQMFGGTAVKVPLAHGEVHDLEAMAAAITERTRIVFLCNPNNPTGTIYDRQSFEAFLTRLPAHVMLIVDEAYFEFVDDPEYPDGLAYFDGKRPIAVLRTFSKIYSLAGARIGYGVVPAPLASAIHKLREPFNVNTVAQVAAFYSLADEAEVIRRKEENQEQKTYLYSCFDRLGIPYVPSQTNFIYVHTDRPVEAFDALLCEGVIVRDFGTAPALRVGVGTPEDTATTVAAFQAAIDTMGGW from the coding sequence ATGGACTGGGAGACGGCGATACGCGCAGAGCTCGAACCGATGGTGCCGTACGCACCTGGCTTGCGGGTGAGCGAAGTTCGCGAGCGCTCCGGCAAAGACAGGATCCTCAAACTTTCGAGCAACGAGCACCCGTGCGGACCGTTTCCCTCGGCGATTAGAGCGATGGAGGCCGTGCTGCCTCGTCTCAACCGCTATCCAGATGGCGCGGCGCGCGCTTTACGCCGTGAGCTGTGCGCCCGCCTCACTGTCGCCGATGAGAACCTCGTTGTTGGCAGCGGTTCCAACGAGCTCATCCGTCTCATCGCCCAGGCGTTCATCCGCCCAGGTGACGAGGTTGTTTTCGCGTGGCCGAGTTTTGTCGTCTACCCGATGGTGACTCAGATGTTCGGCGGCACGGCAGTCAAGGTGCCACTTGCTCACGGTGAGGTTCATGACCTTGAGGCGATGGCCGCCGCGATCACCGAACGCACCCGCATCGTGTTCTTGTGCAATCCCAACAATCCCACCGGTACGATCTATGATCGCCAGTCGTTTGAGGCGTTTTTGACTCGTCTCCCCGCGCATGTGATGCTCATTGTCGACGAGGCGTACTTTGAGTTCGTTGATGATCCCGAATACCCTGACGGCCTAGCCTACTTCGACGGGAAACGCCCGATCGCGGTGTTGCGGACGTTCTCGAAGATCTACTCTCTCGCGGGCGCTCGTATCGGATACGGTGTCGTTCCCGCGCCGCTCGCCTCGGCGATACACAAGCTCCGTGAACCGTTCAACGTCAACACCGTGGCACAAGTCGCCGCGTTTTACTCGCTCGCCGATGAGGCCGAGGTCATCCGCCGCAAAGAGGAGAATCAGGAGCAGAAGACGTACCTCTATTCATGCTTCGACCGTCTCGGCATACCGTATGTCCCGTCCCAGACAAACTTCATCTATGTGCATACGGACCGGCCGGTCGAAGCGTTCGATGCGCTCCTTTGCGAAGGGGTCATCGTTCGAGACTTCGGGACCGCGCCCGCGTTGCGGGTGGGGGTTGGTACCCCCGAAGACACCGCCACGACGGTAGCCGCCTTTCAAGCGGCCATCGACACTATGGGCGGCTGGTAG
- a CDS encoding bifunctional adenosylcobinamide kinase/adenosylcobinamide-phosphate guanylyltransferase, translating to MALVVITGGARSGKSAAAQRLAESRQAAGDRVVTVVFADGDSDQEMAARIAHHRALRPPEFAVIEAGDATTWRGEIPTDALLVIDCLGTLAARLMDELPVALDDDPAGFEAAFDAALNETISWVVCRAGDTIVVTNEVGSGVVPAYASGRVFRDCLGRAGVTLVRVADAAYLAVAGRLIDLTAAPCELSWPSE from the coding sequence GTGGCCCTCGTCGTGATCACGGGAGGAGCGCGTAGCGGCAAATCCGCTGCTGCCCAGCGCCTCGCGGAGTCCCGTCAGGCGGCGGGAGATCGTGTGGTGACTGTCGTGTTCGCGGATGGGGACTCTGACCAGGAGATGGCCGCGCGGATTGCACACCATCGCGCTTTGCGGCCCCCTGAGTTCGCCGTCATCGAGGCGGGTGACGCGACAACCTGGCGCGGTGAGATTCCCACAGACGCCCTTCTCGTTATCGACTGCCTCGGTACGCTCGCCGCACGGCTCATGGATGAGTTGCCCGTAGCCCTCGACGATGACCCCGCCGGGTTCGAAGCAGCGTTCGACGCGGCGCTCAATGAGACGATATCTTGGGTCGTGTGCCGAGCGGGAGACACGATCGTTGTCACCAACGAAGTTGGCTCGGGGGTGGTTCCCGCCTATGCGAGCGGACGGGTGTTTCGAGATTGCCTTGGCCGAGCCGGTGTGACGCTCGTACGGGTTGCCGATGCCGCCTACCTCGCGGTGGCCGGCAGGTTGATCGATCTTACCGCCGCGCCGTGCGAGCTTTCGTGGCCAAGTGAGTGA
- the scpB gene encoding SMC-Scp complex subunit ScpB encodes MESLDPVVRGAVEALLFVSDEPVSTATIAQILEVPHAVVSSTLAAIAEEYRAEERGFQLREVAGGWRLYTHPAYHDHIERYVLSWDTRRLSQAALEALAVIAYHQPVTRAGVNAVRGVNSEAVISSLIEKGLVREMGRNPDAGNAILFGTTRTFLEKFGLKDLSALPPLEDFAPDPRVEERIRERLGTPTFGAPVTEEDEPGTEDVEFSSPSEQDDDVMRID; translated from the coding sequence ATGGAATCGCTCGATCCCGTTGTTAGGGGCGCGGTCGAAGCGTTGCTCTTCGTCTCGGATGAACCCGTCTCAACTGCCACGATAGCTCAGATCCTCGAAGTGCCGCACGCGGTCGTCTCCTCGACGCTTGCGGCGATCGCCGAAGAGTACCGGGCCGAAGAACGTGGATTTCAGCTACGCGAAGTCGCGGGAGGATGGCGTCTCTACACGCACCCCGCGTACCACGATCATATCGAGCGCTACGTCTTGTCGTGGGACACCCGCCGCCTGTCGCAAGCGGCGCTCGAGGCCCTCGCGGTCATCGCGTACCACCAACCGGTCACTCGCGCTGGAGTGAACGCTGTACGCGGCGTCAACAGCGAGGCGGTGATCTCGTCGTTGATCGAGAAGGGTCTCGTGCGTGAGATGGGACGCAATCCAGACGCGGGCAACGCGATCCTCTTTGGCACGACACGAACCTTCCTAGAGAAGTTCGGTTTGAAGGATCTCTCGGCCCTCCCTCCCCTTGAGGATTTCGCCCCCGACCCCCGAGTCGAAGAGCGGATACGGGAACGACTTGGGACTCCCACCTTTGGTGCGCCGGTGACGGAGGAGGACGAACCCGGGACCGAAGATGTAGAGTTTTCGTCTCCAAGTGAGCAAGATGACGACGTAATGAGAATCGACTAG
- the trpS gene encoding tryptophan--tRNA ligase, which translates to MTKKRVLTGYRPTGKLHLGHWFGNLQNMLTLQDDYDAFYFIADWHALTSDWADTTRVRRFTEEMVLDWCAAGLDPQRCTIYRQSDVPEVAELTLYFSMVTPMPWLERVPSYKEQREQVTDKDLGNLGFFMYPLLQAADITIVLADVVPVGEDQLPHLELTREVVRRFNNTYGAYLVEPQALIAKEGARVPGTDGRKMSKSYGNAIFLSDSAEEIESKVRGMITDPARKLKTDPGDPDICPLHQIHKLVSSDPADIAEWDACCRAAECGCVAHKKKMAADLIEYLGEFRARRAELAARPGFAWEVLEAGAAKARPVTREVVEACRRLVRIDDGA; encoded by the coding sequence ATGACCAAGAAGCGCGTACTGACCGGGTACAGGCCGACGGGCAAACTCCACCTCGGCCACTGGTTTGGCAACCTGCAAAACATGCTCACGCTCCAAGACGACTACGACGCGTTTTACTTCATCGCCGATTGGCACGCCCTGACGAGCGATTGGGCGGATACGACGCGTGTTCGCCGGTTCACTGAGGAGATGGTGCTCGATTGGTGCGCGGCCGGACTCGATCCGCAGCGCTGTACGATCTACCGTCAGTCCGACGTTCCCGAGGTAGCTGAGCTTACGCTTTACTTCTCGATGGTGACCCCCATGCCGTGGCTCGAGCGCGTTCCAAGCTATAAGGAACAGCGCGAGCAGGTTACCGACAAGGATCTCGGCAACTTGGGCTTTTTCATGTATCCGCTCCTTCAAGCGGCAGACATCACGATCGTGCTTGCTGATGTCGTGCCGGTTGGTGAAGACCAGCTACCGCATCTCGAGCTTACGCGCGAGGTGGTTCGGCGTTTCAACAACACCTACGGCGCCTACCTGGTCGAGCCTCAGGCGCTCATCGCCAAAGAAGGCGCGCGCGTTCCCGGTACCGACGGCAGGAAGATGAGCAAGTCATACGGCAACGCCATCTTCCTTTCTGACTCGGCAGAAGAGATCGAAAGCAAGGTGCGCGGGATGATCACCGATCCAGCGCGCAAGCTAAAAACCGATCCGGGCGATCCGGACATCTGTCCGCTCCATCAGATCCACAAGCTCGTCTCGAGCGATCCGGCGGACATTGCCGAGTGGGACGCGTGCTGCCGTGCCGCGGAGTGCGGTTGCGTCGCACACAAGAAGAAGATGGCCGCCGATCTCATCGAGTATCTCGGCGAATTCAGGGCACGCCGCGCTGAGCTCGCGGCACGGCCCGGATTCGCGTGGGAAGTGCTTGAGGCAGGCGCCGCGAAGGCGCGTCCCGTGACACGCGAGGTTGTCGAGGCGTGCCGCCGTCTTGTTCGCATCGACGACGGCGCATAG
- a CDS encoding rRNA pseudouridine synthase: MVPMRLQRFLARAGVASRRGSEDLMTAGRVTVNGVVVTQLGAKVDPLTDIVALDGKTVSLEAEPTYVMLNKPAGVITTMDDPQGRPSVAGLVPREPAGLFPVGRLDRDTTGLLFFTTDGDLAHWLMHPRYHVEKIYLASVQGAPDEEALARLRQGVELDDGPTAPARVRAIDIACTQSCVEIAIREGRNRQVRRMFEAIGHTVLSLKRISFGPLHLGDLAVGSYRVLTADEVVLLKSSAHDGVAGQTVKGGDVWPSS, from the coding sequence ATCGTCCCGATGCGCCTTCAGCGATTTCTCGCGCGCGCCGGTGTCGCGTCGCGGCGGGGGAGCGAGGACCTCATGACCGCCGGACGCGTCACGGTAAACGGTGTGGTAGTGACCCAGCTCGGCGCAAAGGTCGATCCGCTTACCGACATCGTGGCCCTCGATGGCAAAACCGTCTCGCTTGAGGCCGAGCCGACATACGTCATGTTAAACAAGCCCGCGGGTGTCATCACGACAATGGACGATCCGCAGGGGCGTCCGTCCGTGGCCGGACTCGTGCCGCGCGAGCCGGCGGGCCTTTTCCCGGTGGGCAGGCTTGACCGGGACACGACTGGCCTGTTGTTCTTCACGACCGACGGCGATCTCGCGCACTGGCTGATGCATCCGCGCTATCACGTCGAGAAGATCTATCTAGCGAGCGTCCAGGGCGCTCCTGATGAGGAGGCGCTGGCGCGACTACGTCAAGGAGTCGAACTTGACGACGGCCCCACCGCGCCCGCTCGCGTTCGCGCGATCGACATCGCATGTACGCAATCGTGTGTCGAGATCGCCATCCGGGAGGGACGCAACCGTCAGGTGCGCCGCATGTTCGAGGCGATCGGCCACACGGTTCTCTCGCTTAAGAGAATCTCGTTTGGGCCGCTTCATCTTGGTGATCTTGCCGTTGGGTCCTATCGGGTTCTCACGGCCGATGAAGTCGTGCTTCTGAAGAGTTCAGCACACGACGGCGTCGCAGGCCAGACCGTGAAGGGCGGTGACGTGTGGCCCTCGTCGTGA
- a CDS encoding histidine phosphatase family protein, with translation MSTDVRFLLVRHPETVANVEGRYVGRGNTPFTERGNIQATLLAEHIVSFRPAALYTSPLRRARVVAEQASVRLGVDPIVDVRFTELDFGLAEGLTYAETSERGVQFDFASPDAPVAIGGESRNEIYDRVARTLDAVPHAFDRVAIVTHGGVFRSAIAHLLGLPRQAIWSFHIQNGSVAEIRVLDGHGMVEEFRTIG, from the coding sequence GTGAGTACCGATGTCCGATTCCTGCTGGTCAGGCATCCCGAAACAGTCGCGAACGTGGAAGGCAGATACGTCGGCCGAGGTAACACGCCGTTTACCGAGCGCGGGAACATTCAGGCGACCCTGCTCGCCGAACACATCGTCTCGTTCCGGCCTGCCGCGCTGTACACAAGTCCCCTCAGACGCGCCCGTGTGGTCGCCGAGCAGGCCTCCGTACGCCTCGGAGTCGATCCGATCGTCGATGTGCGCTTCACCGAGCTTGACTTCGGGCTTGCCGAGGGACTCACGTACGCTGAGACGTCCGAGCGGGGTGTGCAGTTTGACTTTGCGTCGCCGGACGCGCCGGTGGCCATTGGCGGAGAGTCTCGCAACGAGATATACGACCGCGTCGCCAGAACGCTCGATGCGGTCCCTCACGCGTTCGATCGCGTGGCCATCGTCACGCACGGCGGGGTGTTTCGTTCCGCCATAGCCCACCTCCTTGGACTGCCACGCCAAGCGATCTGGTCGTTTCACATACAAAACGGATCGGTGGCCGAGATCCGCGTGCTTGACGGGCACGGAATGGTCGAGGAGTTCCGCACGATCGGGTAA
- a CDS encoding segregation/condensation protein A, whose protein sequence is MGYRVKTDAFEGPFDLLLHLVSRHKVDVRTISITEVTGQYLEYVERFRDLDLDVASDFLLIAATLLEIKAAALLPAEEHYAGDEIDDLSPEEARELLVARLLAYRQFKSVAAELAARMEAEGRTHPRQAGLEDRFLGLMPDFLDGFTLRGFAVICADLIYKREVFLLHAEHVAAAPISLELHTESVSRTLASRGSARFTELLGEGATPETIVVTLLAILELYKRGRVDLRQDRLFDDILVIACLDGVVASSPPHARTPEVP, encoded by the coding sequence GTGGGCTACCGGGTCAAGACTGATGCGTTTGAGGGGCCGTTTGACCTGCTACTGCACCTCGTAAGCCGTCACAAGGTCGATGTGCGGACAATCTCGATCACTGAAGTTACCGGTCAGTACCTCGAGTACGTGGAGCGCTTCCGTGATCTCGACCTCGATGTGGCGAGCGACTTCCTCCTCATCGCCGCGACGCTTCTTGAGATCAAGGCGGCCGCTTTGCTCCCCGCCGAGGAACACTACGCGGGTGACGAGATCGATGACCTCTCACCTGAGGAAGCCCGCGAACTGCTTGTAGCGCGTCTGCTCGCATACAGGCAGTTCAAGAGTGTCGCCGCCGAGCTTGCCGCCCGTATGGAAGCGGAGGGTCGCACGCACCCGCGTCAGGCTGGTCTCGAAGATCGATTCCTCGGATTGATGCCGGACTTCCTCGACGGCTTTACGCTTCGCGGGTTCGCGGTCATCTGTGCGGACCTGATCTACAAGCGCGAAGTGTTCCTCCTGCACGCGGAGCACGTCGCGGCCGCTCCCATTAGCCTCGAGCTGCACACGGAGAGCGTTTCGCGCACCCTCGCATCGAGGGGCTCGGCCCGTTTCACCGAGCTGCTCGGTGAGGGAGCTACACCCGAGACCATCGTCGTAACCCTGCTGGCGATTCTCGAGCTCTACAAGCGCGGACGGGTGGACCTGCGTCAGGACCGCTTGTTCGACGACATCCTTGTCATCGCATGCTTAGACGGCGTGGTCGCTTCGTCACCGCCGCACGCACGGACCCCGGAGGTGCCATGA
- a CDS encoding CBS domain-containing protein, with protein MQLVVGHANPDFDAYAATVAAAKLFPGSRGVFLGTQNANVRAFHNLHEDFLDFVDLRGLDLGAVERLIVVDTRDPARIGELGKVALRPGVDVIVYDHHPPAEGDLEGVDDRSLEVGATTSILVHEIHRQAIALAPLEASLLLLGIHEDTGSLTYPNATAYDAEAVAYLMAAGADMEVLNQFLMRTLDPQQSALLDQLTASLQVWDVNGQRIAVGTAHAEEYVDSASVLTHYIVEDMGHRVAIAIVGMAERVQVVARSRVHGVDVGEVMARIGGGGHPQAASAAMRDVPVAEAIERIREALHACVRPPLRAKDIASSPVRFVPPGATMAEAFEIMSRWGHGGLPVLEDATIVGIVTRKDVDKAARHNLSHAPVRGFMARDIVTIHPDADLVSIERLLATKGIGRLPVVADGDIIGIVTRKDLLRAEHGEEYLDRRVPQARARSTQRFLSSIESLLPEEATGSLRVLGRLGDERGVRVHAVGGFVRDMLLGRQNLDIDVVVEGDGVTFAQEAAARLGARVKIHRRFGTAVVVVSKRLYVDVTSARTEYYTRPGALPTVERSSLRQDLFRRDFTVNAIAACVNAECFGAIADPFGGLRDLERKTLRVLHSLSFVEDPTRVLRAARFEERFGFKMDGATEELARRTVEMGVIDEVSGARIREEMLDIIDEDSPATVFVRLDDLGVLGVFVPDGTESHRVIDGLYATERAYRAVADAFSKTPRRRVALVASLVAGCGRQNAERWLKYMRFGREYGLPALELAERADFLGRRLKDRRKMRDSRLYRLLEPVPDEALVYLWGVGGTLARERIERFVRVLARLKPGVSGADLIEMGLPPSAVFSGILAQALNARLDGIVVGRDDELAHLRRLVSRATERHGVPIAEK; from the coding sequence GTGCAACTCGTGGTGGGACACGCAAACCCGGATTTCGACGCATACGCCGCGACGGTCGCGGCCGCGAAGCTCTTCCCGGGGTCTCGCGGCGTGTTTCTCGGCACCCAAAACGCCAACGTGCGTGCGTTTCACAACTTGCACGAGGACTTTCTCGACTTCGTCGATTTGCGCGGACTTGATCTCGGGGCGGTCGAGCGTCTCATCGTCGTCGACACGCGCGATCCCGCGCGGATTGGTGAGCTGGGGAAGGTAGCGCTCAGGCCAGGGGTAGATGTCATCGTCTACGACCATCATCCGCCCGCTGAAGGCGATCTTGAAGGGGTGGACGATCGCAGTCTTGAAGTTGGCGCCACGACTTCGATACTCGTGCACGAGATCCACCGGCAGGCCATAGCGCTTGCCCCACTGGAAGCTTCCTTACTGCTTCTCGGCATCCACGAGGACACCGGATCGCTCACCTACCCCAATGCCACGGCCTACGACGCGGAGGCCGTCGCCTATCTGATGGCCGCTGGCGCCGACATGGAGGTGCTCAACCAGTTCCTCATGCGCACCCTCGACCCGCAGCAAAGCGCGCTGCTCGACCAGCTCACCGCTTCACTTCAGGTGTGGGATGTGAACGGTCAACGGATTGCGGTAGGCACCGCCCACGCCGAGGAGTACGTGGACTCGGCGAGCGTGCTCACTCACTACATCGTCGAAGACATGGGACACCGGGTGGCGATCGCGATAGTGGGTATGGCCGAGCGCGTGCAGGTGGTGGCGCGCAGCAGGGTCCACGGGGTCGATGTTGGCGAGGTGATGGCTCGGATCGGCGGCGGCGGACATCCGCAGGCGGCCTCCGCGGCTATGCGCGACGTGCCGGTCGCCGAAGCGATTGAGCGGATCCGTGAGGCGCTGCACGCTTGCGTCAGACCTCCGCTGCGAGCCAAGGACATCGCTTCAAGCCCGGTAAGGTTCGTGCCTCCTGGCGCAACCATGGCCGAGGCGTTCGAGATCATGTCGCGGTGGGGACACGGCGGGTTGCCCGTGCTTGAGGATGCGACGATCGTTGGCATCGTCACTCGGAAGGACGTCGACAAGGCAGCGCGCCACAACCTCTCACACGCGCCTGTGCGCGGTTTCATGGCACGGGACATCGTGACAATCCATCCCGACGCTGATCTTGTCTCCATCGAGCGGCTCCTTGCGACCAAGGGCATCGGACGTCTGCCGGTTGTCGCTGACGGCGACATCATCGGTATCGTCACCCGCAAAGACCTTTTGCGCGCTGAGCATGGGGAGGAGTATCTCGACCGCCGGGTTCCGCAGGCTCGCGCCCGCTCGACGCAGCGCTTCCTGTCCTCAATCGAATCGTTGTTGCCCGAAGAGGCGACCGGTTCGCTGCGTGTCCTCGGCCGTCTGGGAGACGAGCGAGGTGTTCGCGTACACGCTGTAGGTGGGTTCGTCAGAGACATGTTGCTCGGCCGCCAAAACCTCGACATCGACGTAGTCGTCGAAGGCGATGGCGTCACCTTCGCGCAGGAGGCCGCGGCGCGTCTCGGTGCGCGGGTGAAAATACACCGGCGCTTCGGTACTGCGGTTGTCGTGGTGTCCAAGCGCCTGTACGTGGATGTGACGAGCGCTCGCACCGAGTACTACACGCGTCCCGGTGCGCTGCCAACGGTAGAGCGGTCCTCGCTCAGGCAAGACCTGTTCCGGCGCGACTTCACGGTAAACGCGATCGCGGCGTGCGTGAACGCCGAGTGTTTCGGGGCCATCGCCGACCCGTTTGGCGGTTTGCGCGATCTGGAGCGCAAAACGCTGCGCGTATTACACTCGCTTTCCTTTGTCGAAGACCCCACACGCGTGCTGCGCGCGGCCCGCTTTGAGGAGCGCTTCGGATTCAAGATGGACGGAGCGACCGAGGAGCTCGCCCGTCGTACGGTTGAGATGGGCGTGATCGATGAAGTCTCGGGCGCGCGGATCCGCGAGGAGATGCTTGACATCATCGATGAGGACTCTCCAGCAACCGTGTTCGTGCGCCTCGATGATCTCGGGGTACTCGGCGTGTTTGTGCCTGACGGGACCGAGAGTCACCGGGTGATCGACGGGTTGTACGCCACTGAGCGCGCGTATCGCGCGGTCGCTGACGCCTTCAGCAAGACGCCCCGCCGCCGTGTCGCGCTCGTCGCCTCGCTCGTCGCTGGCTGCGGACGTCAGAACGCAGAGCGATGGCTCAAGTACATGAGGTTCGGCCGAGAGTACGGCCTTCCCGCGCTTGAGCTTGCCGAGAGGGCCGACTTTCTTGGAAGGCGGCTCAAAGATCGCCGCAAGATGCGTGACTCGCGACTCTACCGATTGCTCGAACCGGTCCCTGACGAAGCGCTCGTGTACCTGTGGGGCGTGGGAGGCACGCTGGCACGGGAGCGTATCGAGCGGTTTGTTCGCGTTTTGGCGCGGCTCAAGCCTGGCGTGAGTGGCGCGGATCTCATAGAGATGGGACTGCCGCCATCGGCGGTGTTCTCGGGTATACTCGCGCAAGCGCTCAACGCCCGGCTCGACGGAATCGTCGTTGGCAGGGACGACGAGCTTGCCCATCTGCGACGCCTTGTGTCCCGCGCGACCGAGAGACATGGTGTCCCGATCGCCGAGAAGTAG
- a CDS encoding site-2 protease family protein, with amino-acid sequence MDLTQIAIRFAVLVPAIVIHEVAHGWMAYLLGDSTAKDKGRLSLNPVRHIDPWGTLLLPLIMVAIFGFAFGYAKPVPINPNRFKNYRQGLFLTGIAGPASNLIMAAIAGMLFRMSDAGIVSYVLLMFAFMNLALMFFNLIPLPPLDGSRVLPLFLSDRGMDIYDQVERYGFVILIAGLWLLPEFLGFDPLGWYMGVTTVPLTELFTGLSF; translated from the coding sequence GTGGACCTTACCCAGATTGCCATTCGGTTTGCCGTGCTCGTGCCCGCCATCGTCATCCATGAGGTCGCTCACGGGTGGATGGCGTACCTGCTTGGCGATTCGACCGCCAAGGACAAGGGACGTTTGAGCCTCAATCCCGTGCGTCACATCGACCCGTGGGGAACCCTGCTCCTTCCCCTAATCATGGTCGCTATCTTTGGGTTTGCGTTTGGATACGCCAAGCCGGTTCCCATCAACCCGAATCGGTTCAAGAACTACCGTCAAGGCTTGTTCCTGACTGGAATCGCCGGACCGGCATCGAACCTGATCATGGCCGCGATCGCGGGGATGCTCTTTCGCATGTCCGACGCCGGGATCGTGAGCTACGTCTTGCTCATGTTCGCGTTCATGAATCTCGCTCTCATGTTCTTCAACCTCATCCCGCTTCCGCCGCTCGACGGGTCGCGGGTGTTGCCTCTCTTTCTTTCGGATCGGGGAATGGACATCTACGACCAGGTCGAGCGCTACGGGTTCGTCATCCTCATAGCCGGCCTCTGGCTTCTTCCGGAGTTTCTCGGGTTCGATCCTCTCGGCTGGTATATGGGAGTAACCACCGTGCCGCTAACCGAGCTGTTCACGGGACTTAGTTTCTGA
- a CDS encoding adenosylcobinamide-GDP ribazoletransferase, which produces MNETKAAKVSPPSRPFRDAALALTLLTVAPLRTRLQPESRPDVAGWFPLAGALLGVMAGVIVLLAEVLANAAVHAEARGDVAVSLAWPLAACILGAWALATRFLHWDGLADTADGIGGGETTEERLEIMKDSAIGAFGAVSIVLVALAQSAAIATILASGNLALELKLAFVAIVPVIGRLSATFACWFGVPARPGGLGSSVIGRPRVAGVAGTVSVLFACGVVLLHYGGATGLGWLLFGVLVAASVGHVLATRAGGVTGDVMGASILVTEALILLAATMVVVT; this is translated from the coding sequence GTGAACGAAACGAAGGCAGCTAAAGTTTCGCCGCCGTCACGTCCATTTCGCGATGCAGCGTTAGCGCTCACGTTGCTCACCGTCGCGCCCCTTCGCACGCGCCTCCAACCTGAGTCGCGACCCGATGTCGCAGGGTGGTTCCCTCTTGCCGGAGCGTTGCTCGGCGTGATGGCTGGCGTGATCGTGCTTTTGGCGGAGGTGCTCGCGAATGCGGCGGTGCATGCGGAAGCGCGCGGTGATGTGGCCGTTTCGCTCGCATGGCCGCTTGCCGCGTGTATCCTCGGCGCGTGGGCGCTCGCCACAAGGTTCTTGCACTGGGATGGTCTCGCGGACACCGCGGATGGGATCGGTGGAGGAGAGACAACCGAAGAACGGCTCGAGATAATGAAGGACAGCGCGATCGGCGCGTTTGGCGCCGTTTCGATTGTTCTTGTCGCCTTAGCTCAGAGCGCGGCTATCGCCACCATTCTCGCTTCCGGGAACTTGGCGCTCGAGCTGAAGCTCGCCTTCGTGGCAATCGTCCCCGTTATTGGACGCCTCTCCGCCACGTTCGCATGCTGGTTCGGCGTTCCTGCGCGACCGGGTGGGCTCGGTTCGTCCGTGATCGGTCGTCCCCGTGTTGCCGGCGTTGCCGGGACGGTGAGTGTCCTTTTCGCCTGCGGTGTCGTACTTCTCCACTACGGCGGAGCTACCGGACTCGGCTGGTTACTCTTTGGCGTGCTTGTGGCCGCTTCTGTGGGACACGTGCTTGCCACACGAGCCGGGGGAGTGACAGGCGACGTCATGGGCGCGAGCATACTCGTTACAGAGGCGCTCATCTTGCTGGCAGCGACGATGGTGGTGGTGACGTGA